A single window of Drosophila suzukii chromosome 3, CBGP_Dsuzu_IsoJpt1.0, whole genome shotgun sequence DNA harbors:
- the LOC108010753 gene encoding uncharacterized protein produces the protein MKFYITNLEMRITWKTFPKLLIVVPLLHFYLAHCVQAKSEEHKRRKESEHPNGQNVNIAWLLKQGKLRKT, from the exons atgaAATTTTACATTACAAATTTAGAAATGAGAATAACCTGGAAAACGTTCCCCAAATTGCTAATTGTAGTACCATTGCTGCACTTTTACCTGGCCCACTGTGTTCAGGCCAAATCTGAGGAACACAAGCGTCGCAAGGAGTCGG AGCATCCAAATGGGCAGAATGTAAATATCGCCTGGCTGTTGAAGCAGGGGAAGTTGCGAAAAACATAG